A region from the Thauera humireducens genome encodes:
- a CDS encoding response regulator transcription factor, protein MRILLAEDDPVIADGIGRALKRSGYAVDHVDNGVEADAALASQPYDLLILDLGMPRLGGIEVLKRLRARKSALPVLILTAQDGVDDRVRGLDAGADDYMTKPFALPELEARVRALTRRGTGQARCLELGRLSYDQADRVVKVDGQVLELSAREIGLLEVFLLRVGRLVSKDQLVDHLCGWGEEVSSNAIEVYVHRLRKKLEASGVRIVTVRGLGYCLENSDAVPATKA, encoded by the coding sequence ATGCGCATTCTTCTCGCCGAAGATGACCCAGTGATCGCCGACGGCATTGGTCGTGCCCTCAAGCGCAGCGGATATGCGGTAGATCACGTGGATAACGGCGTCGAGGCCGATGCGGCGCTGGCCTCGCAGCCTTACGATCTGCTCATTCTCGACCTCGGCATGCCGCGCCTGGGGGGCATCGAGGTGCTCAAGCGGCTGCGCGCGCGCAAGTCGGCGCTGCCGGTGCTGATCCTGACTGCGCAGGACGGCGTCGATGACCGGGTGCGAGGTCTCGATGCCGGGGCCGACGACTACATGACCAAGCCCTTTGCGCTGCCGGAGCTCGAGGCGCGGGTGCGGGCGCTGACGCGCCGCGGCACCGGGCAGGCGCGTTGCCTGGAGCTGGGACGGCTGTCCTACGACCAGGCTGACCGCGTGGTGAAGGTGGATGGACAGGTGCTGGAGCTGTCCGCGCGTGAGATCGGGCTGCTGGAGGTCTTTCTGCTGCGTGTCGGGCGCCTCGTCAGCAAGGACCAGTTGGTGGACCATCTGTGCGGATGGGGCGAAGAGGTCTCGAGCAATGCCATCGAGGTGTATGTCCATCGCCTGCGCAAGAAGCTGGAGGCCAGTGGGGTGCGGATCGTGACCGTTCGCGGGCTGGGGTACTGCCTGGAAAACTCGGATGCGGTCCCGGCGACGAAAGCCTGA
- a CDS encoding S16 family serine protease, translating to MLILSSFVASRFGMTLPLSLKASLVFEQSYGGIEGDSASLAELAALLSALAGVPVRQSIAVTGSINQFGIVQPVGGINEKIEGFFDLCAARGLTGEQGVLIPHANVCHLMLREDVVVAVRDGRFRIWAVTDVDEALERLTGLPAGTPDANGRMEPEDSVNGRVAGGLKKLAQLRREFNASLAGRRSDKRNIS from the coding sequence GTGCTGATCCTGTCGTCCTTCGTCGCCTCGCGTTTCGGCATGACCCTGCCGCTGTCGCTCAAGGCGAGCCTGGTGTTCGAGCAATCCTACGGCGGCATCGAGGGCGACAGCGCCTCGCTGGCCGAACTCGCCGCGCTGCTGTCCGCACTGGCAGGCGTGCCCGTCCGTCAGTCGATCGCCGTCACCGGATCGATCAACCAGTTCGGTATCGTGCAACCGGTGGGCGGCATCAACGAGAAGATCGAAGGCTTCTTCGACCTGTGCGCGGCGCGCGGCCTGACCGGCGAGCAGGGCGTGCTGATTCCGCACGCCAACGTGTGCCACCTGATGCTGCGCGAGGACGTCGTCGTCGCCGTACGCGACGGCCGCTTCCGGATCTGGGCCGTGACCGACGTGGATGAGGCGCTGGAACGCCTGACTGGCCTGCCCGCTGGCACGCCGGACGCGAACGGCCGCATGGAACCCGAGGACTCGGTCAATGGCCGCGTGGCCGGGGGCCTGAAGAAGCTGGCGCAGTTGCGACGCGAATTCAACGCATCGCTCGCAGGCCGCCGCAGTGACAAACGCAACATTTCCTGA
- a CDS encoding YMGG-like glycine zipper-containing protein — MLTRLKPLLPALLSLLIAGTAQAGGSTALGGAIGGGAGAVIGEAIGGREGAIIGGAVGGGVGAAVGYDNEERRVREPVRHEERRYYEDRRHAPNRGHFCPPGQAKKGHC; from the coding sequence ATGCTCACCCGCCTCAAGCCCCTGCTGCCAGCCCTTCTCTCGCTCCTTATCGCCGGCACGGCCCAGGCCGGCGGCTCGACCGCGCTCGGCGGCGCCATCGGCGGTGGCGCCGGTGCCGTGATCGGCGAGGCGATTGGTGGACGCGAAGGCGCCATCATTGGCGGTGCCGTGGGCGGCGGCGTGGGTGCTGCTGTCGGCTACGACAATGAAGAGCGCCGCGTGCGCGAACCGGTTCGGCACGAAGAGCGCCGCTACTACGAGGACCGCCGCCACGCTCCGAATCGCGGCCACTTCTGCCCGCCGGGACAGGCCAAGAAAGGGCACTGCTGA
- the groES gene encoding co-chaperone GroES — protein sequence MKIRPLHDRVIVKRLEAERKTASGIVIPDSAGEKPDQGEVLAVGNGKILDDGKVRPMAVKVGDKVLFGKYAGQAVKVEGEELLVMREEDIMGVVEA from the coding sequence ATGAAGATTCGTCCCCTGCACGATCGCGTGATCGTCAAGCGTCTGGAAGCCGAACGCAAGACCGCCAGCGGCATCGTGATCCCGGACAGCGCCGGCGAGAAGCCCGATCAGGGCGAAGTGCTGGCCGTCGGCAACGGCAAGATCCTGGACGACGGCAAGGTGCGTCCGATGGCCGTCAAGGTGGGCGACAAGGTGCTGTTCGGCAAGTATGCCGGCCAGGCCGTCAAGGTCGAAGGCGAAGAGCTCCTCGTGATGCGCGAGGAAGACATCATGGGCGTGGTCGAGGCCTGA
- a CDS encoding DUF485 domain-containing protein, with product MEDDLVKKITANPKYQKLVGVRTSYGWLLTIIMLVVYYGYIAVIAFSKESLAVRLGEGVMTVGIPVGLGVIAFTVIITGIYVRRANSEFDALTADIVKESGK from the coding sequence ATGGAAGACGATCTGGTGAAGAAAATCACCGCCAATCCGAAATACCAGAAGCTCGTGGGGGTTCGCACGTCCTACGGCTGGCTGCTGACGATCATCATGCTGGTCGTGTACTACGGCTACATCGCGGTGATCGCGTTCAGCAAGGAGTCGCTGGCCGTCCGGCTCGGCGAGGGAGTGATGACCGTCGGCATTCCTGTCGGCCTGGGCGTCATCGCTTTCACCGTCATCATCACCGGCATCTACGTGCGCCGCGCGAACTCCGAGTTCGATGCGCTGACCGCCGATATCGTCAAGGAGAGCGGCAAATGA
- a CDS encoding cation acetate symporter translates to MNAHLARLSAGLALAALSLVALAAGGDLGQAEKQATNWTAIIMFGVFVMGTLYITKWAAAKTKSAADFYTAGGGITGFQNGLAIAGDYMSAASFLGISAAVMISGYDGLIYSIGFLVGWPVITFLMAEKLRNLGKFTFADVAAYRFKQTPIRAFAASGTLVVVAFYLIAQMVGAGQLIKLLFGLEYWMAVVIVGALMMVYVLFGGMTATTWVQIIKACLLLGGASFMAFMVLLAYGFSPEALFADAVRIKTEGAIAGGKTAEEAGLLGQAIMGPGSFIKDPISAISFGMALMFGTAGLPHVLMRFFTVPDAKEARKSVFWATTWIGYFYILTFIIGFGAIVLVSTNPSFLDAKGGLMGGGNMAAIHLANAVGGNVFLGFISAVAFATILAVVAGLTLSGASAVSHDLYATVFKQGKADSAAELKVSRITTLVLGFVAVILGIAFEKQNIAFMVSLAFAIAASANFPVLFMSVLWKDCTTRGATIGGFIGLITAVALTIVSPSVWEATLGNPKGSALFPYTSPALFSMAAGFIGIWLFSILDGSARAREDRAGYLAQRVRAETGIGAAAASSH, encoded by the coding sequence ATGAACGCTCATCTCGCACGTCTCTCCGCGGGCCTGGCGCTGGCTGCACTGTCCCTCGTTGCGCTCGCCGCCGGTGGCGACCTCGGCCAGGCCGAGAAGCAGGCGACGAACTGGACCGCGATCATCATGTTCGGGGTGTTCGTCATGGGCACCTTGTACATCACCAAGTGGGCCGCGGCGAAGACCAAGTCGGCGGCGGACTTCTACACGGCCGGCGGCGGCATCACCGGCTTCCAGAACGGGCTCGCGATCGCCGGCGACTACATGTCGGCCGCGTCCTTCCTCGGCATCTCGGCGGCGGTGATGATCAGCGGCTACGACGGCCTGATCTACTCCATCGGCTTCCTGGTCGGCTGGCCGGTGATCACCTTCCTGATGGCGGAGAAGCTGCGCAACCTCGGCAAGTTCACCTTCGCCGACGTCGCCGCCTACCGCTTCAAGCAGACGCCGATCCGCGCCTTCGCGGCCTCGGGTACGCTGGTCGTGGTGGCCTTCTACCTGATCGCGCAGATGGTTGGCGCGGGCCAGCTCATCAAGCTGCTGTTCGGGCTCGAGTACTGGATGGCGGTCGTGATCGTCGGTGCGCTGATGATGGTGTATGTGCTGTTCGGCGGCATGACGGCGACGACCTGGGTGCAGATCATCAAGGCCTGCCTGCTGCTGGGCGGCGCCTCCTTCATGGCCTTCATGGTCCTGCTTGCCTACGGCTTCTCGCCCGAGGCGCTGTTCGCCGACGCGGTGCGCATCAAGACCGAGGGCGCGATCGCCGGAGGCAAGACGGCAGAGGAGGCCGGACTGCTCGGCCAGGCCATCATGGGACCGGGTTCCTTCATCAAGGACCCGATCTCGGCCATCTCCTTCGGCATGGCGCTGATGTTCGGCACCGCGGGCCTGCCGCACGTGCTGATGCGTTTCTTCACCGTGCCGGACGCCAAGGAGGCGCGCAAGTCGGTGTTCTGGGCGACGACCTGGATCGGCTACTTCTACATCCTGACCTTCATCATCGGCTTCGGTGCGATCGTGCTGGTGTCCACCAACCCCAGCTTCCTCGATGCCAAGGGTGGCCTGATGGGCGGTGGCAACATGGCGGCGATCCACCTGGCGAACGCGGTCGGCGGCAACGTCTTCCTCGGTTTCATCTCGGCGGTCGCCTTCGCCACCATTCTGGCGGTGGTTGCCGGCCTGACGCTCTCCGGCGCCTCGGCGGTGTCGCATGACCTGTACGCCACGGTGTTCAAGCAGGGCAAGGCCGACTCGGCGGCCGAGCTGAAGGTGTCGCGCATCACCACGCTGGTGCTGGGCTTCGTTGCCGTCATCCTGGGCATCGCGTTCGAGAAGCAGAACATCGCCTTCATGGTGTCGCTGGCCTTCGCGATCGCCGCTTCGGCTAACTTCCCGGTGCTGTTCATGTCGGTGCTGTGGAAGGACTGCACGACGCGTGGCGCGACCATCGGTGGCTTCATCGGCCTCATCACCGCGGTGGCGCTCACGATCGTGTCGCCGTCGGTGTGGGAGGCCACGCTGGGCAATCCGAAGGGGTCGGCGCTCTTCCCCTACACCTCGCCCGCGCTGTTCTCGATGGCGGCCGGCTTCATCGGCATCTGGCTGTTCTCGATTCTCGACGGCAGCGCGCGTGCCCGTGAAGACCGCGCCGGTTATCTCGCGCAGCGGGTGCGTGCGGA
- the groL gene encoding chaperonin GroEL (60 kDa chaperone family; promotes refolding of misfolded polypeptides especially under stressful conditions; forms two stacked rings of heptamers to form a barrel-shaped 14mer; ends can be capped by GroES; misfolded proteins enter the barrel where they are refolded when GroES binds), which produces MAAKEVKFGDSARERMVAGINILANAVKVTLGPKGRNVVLERSFGAPTVTKDGVSVAKEIELKDKFENMGAQMVKEVASKTSDIAGDGTTTATVLAQSIVREGMKFVAAGMNPMDLKRGIDKAVIATIDELKKLSKPCSTNKEIAQVGSISANSDSDIGDIIANAMDKVGKEGVITVEDGKSLQNELDVVEGMQFDRGYLSPYFINNPDKQVAILDNPFVLLFDKKISNIRDLLPVLEQVAKAGRPLLIIAEDVEGEALATLVVNNIRGILKTCAVKAPGFGDRRKAMLEDIAILTGGQVIAEEVGLTLEKATLEDLGQAKRIEVGKENTIIIDGAGQAERIEARVKQIRVQIEEATSDYDREKLQERVAKLAGGVAVIKVGAATEVEMKEKKARVEDALHATRAAVEEGIVPGGGVALLRARANLGGLKGDNHDQDAGIKIVLRAMEQPLREIVANAGDEASVVVNKVVEGSGNFGYNAATGEYGDMVEMGVLDPTKVTRTALQNAASVAGLMLTTDCMVGELAEDKPAGGMPGMGGMGGMGGMDMGM; this is translated from the coding sequence ATGGCAGCTAAAGAAGTCAAGTTTGGTGATTCCGCCCGCGAACGCATGGTCGCCGGCATCAACATCCTCGCCAACGCAGTCAAGGTGACCCTGGGCCCGAAGGGCCGCAACGTGGTGCTGGAGCGCTCGTTCGGCGCCCCGACCGTGACCAAGGATGGTGTCTCCGTCGCCAAGGAAATCGAACTGAAGGACAAGTTCGAGAACATGGGCGCGCAGATGGTCAAGGAAGTCGCTTCCAAGACCTCGGACATCGCCGGTGACGGCACCACCACCGCTACCGTGCTGGCCCAGTCGATCGTGCGCGAAGGCATGAAGTTCGTCGCCGCCGGCATGAACCCGATGGACCTGAAGCGCGGCATCGACAAGGCCGTCATCGCCACCATCGACGAGCTGAAGAAGCTGTCGAAGCCCTGCTCGACCAACAAGGAAATCGCCCAAGTCGGCTCGATCTCGGCCAACTCCGACAGCGACATCGGCGACATCATCGCTAACGCGATGGACAAGGTCGGCAAGGAAGGCGTCATCACCGTCGAAGACGGCAAGTCGCTGCAGAACGAACTCGACGTCGTCGAAGGCATGCAGTTCGACCGCGGCTACCTGTCGCCCTACTTCATCAACAACCCGGACAAGCAGGTTGCGATCCTCGACAACCCCTTCGTCCTGCTGTTCGACAAGAAGATCTCGAACATCCGTGACCTGCTGCCGGTGCTGGAGCAAGTCGCCAAGGCCGGCCGTCCGCTGCTGATCATCGCCGAAGACGTCGAAGGCGAAGCCCTGGCCACCCTGGTGGTGAACAACATCCGCGGCATCCTGAAGACCTGCGCCGTCAAGGCCCCGGGCTTCGGCGACCGTCGCAAGGCCATGCTGGAAGACATCGCCATCCTGACCGGCGGCCAGGTCATCGCCGAGGAAGTCGGCCTGACGCTGGAGAAGGCCACCCTGGAAGATCTGGGCCAGGCCAAGCGCATCGAAGTCGGCAAGGAAAACACCATCATCATCGACGGTGCTGGCCAGGCCGAGCGCATCGAAGCTCGCGTCAAGCAGATCCGCGTGCAGATCGAGGAAGCGACCTCTGACTACGACCGCGAGAAGCTGCAGGAACGCGTGGCCAAGCTGGCCGGTGGCGTGGCCGTGATCAAGGTCGGTGCCGCGACCGAAGTCGAAATGAAGGAAAAGAAGGCCCGCGTCGAAGACGCCCTGCACGCCACCCGCGCTGCAGTGGAAGAGGGCATCGTCCCGGGCGGCGGTGTTGCGCTGCTGCGTGCCCGCGCCAACCTGGGCGGCCTGAAGGGCGACAACCACGACCAGGACGCCGGCATCAAGATCGTGCTGCGCGCCATGGAGCAGCCGCTGCGCGAGATCGTCGCCAACGCCGGTGACGAAGCCTCGGTGGTGGTCAACAAGGTCGTCGAGGGGTCGGGCAACTTCGGCTACAACGCTGCGACCGGCGAGTACGGCGACATGGTCGAGATGGGCGTGCTGGACCCGACCAAGGTCACCCGCACCGCGCTGCAGAACGCCGCGTCCGTCGCCGGCCTGATGCTCACCACCGACTGCATGGTCGGCGAGCTGGCCGAAGACAAGCCGGCCGGCGGCATGCCGGGCATGGGCGGCATGGGTGGTATGGGCGGCATGGACATGGGCATGTAA
- a CDS encoding sensor histidine kinase — translation MRSRRRKPEKVAPGARRTGPPNSLFGEILDWMLAPLLFLWPISIIVTHNVADNIANQPYDLALADSVRALSRLVTLADGQVVVHFPAPPRALFRADQDDVLYFQVADEQGVTLTGDPEIPRPQQLVSPVGEEVLFRDEIIHGEETRVAYRLLRPGEGDASPLVLVQVAETRNKRSDLASRVVTGVLLPQFAIIPLAVVLVWVGLSRGIAPLNRLQSLIRRRRPTDLSPVPPASVPEEVRPLIIAFNDMMARLEENLQAQQRFIADAAHQMRTPLTGLKMQTDLALHETDPEQLRQSLAHIAESTDRAAHLINQLLSLARAEASFEKLYAVEPVDLGAVVREVALELFPRAQTKSIDLGAEGGEGELLVEGNAVLLRELVKNLVDNAIKYTPRGGHVTVRTRFAGSPVLEIEDSGLGIPDADRERVFERFYRVLGSGVDGSGLGLPIVREIAELHRATVTLDANPAGQGTLARVVFPRSHLQLPPAVQGDVYPLG, via the coding sequence ATGCGGTCCCGGCGACGAAAGCCTGAGAAGGTGGCGCCCGGCGCCAGGCGCACCGGGCCGCCGAATTCGCTCTTCGGCGAGATCCTCGACTGGATGCTCGCGCCGCTGCTGTTCCTGTGGCCGATCTCGATCATCGTCACCCACAACGTCGCCGACAACATCGCGAACCAGCCTTACGATCTTGCACTGGCCGACAGCGTGCGTGCGCTTTCGCGCCTAGTGACGCTCGCCGACGGCCAGGTCGTCGTGCATTTCCCGGCACCGCCGCGGGCGCTGTTCCGTGCCGACCAGGACGACGTGCTGTACTTTCAGGTGGCGGACGAGCAGGGCGTGACACTGACTGGCGACCCGGAGATTCCGCGACCGCAGCAGTTGGTCAGTCCGGTGGGCGAGGAGGTGCTGTTCCGCGACGAGATCATCCACGGTGAGGAGACGCGTGTTGCCTATCGTCTGCTGCGTCCGGGTGAGGGTGACGCATCGCCCCTGGTGCTGGTGCAGGTGGCCGAAACGCGCAACAAGCGCAGCGACCTCGCGTCGCGCGTCGTGACCGGGGTGTTGCTGCCGCAGTTCGCGATCATCCCGCTTGCGGTGGTGCTGGTATGGGTGGGCCTGTCGCGCGGCATCGCCCCGCTGAACCGCTTGCAGAGCCTGATCCGCCGCCGGCGTCCGACCGATCTGTCGCCCGTCCCGCCGGCCAGCGTGCCCGAGGAGGTGCGTCCGCTGATCATCGCCTTCAACGACATGATGGCGCGGCTGGAGGAGAACCTCCAGGCGCAGCAGCGCTTCATCGCCGACGCCGCGCACCAGATGCGCACGCCGCTGACCGGCCTGAAGATGCAGACCGATCTTGCGCTGCATGAGACCGATCCCGAGCAGTTGCGGCAGTCGCTCGCCCATATTGCCGAGAGCACGGACCGTGCCGCCCACCTCATCAACCAGTTGCTGTCGCTGGCGCGGGCCGAGGCGAGCTTTGAAAAGCTGTACGCGGTCGAGCCGGTGGATCTGGGTGCGGTGGTGCGCGAGGTGGCGCTGGAGTTGTTCCCACGCGCGCAGACCAAGAGCATCGATCTCGGCGCGGAGGGCGGCGAAGGCGAGCTGCTCGTCGAAGGCAATGCGGTGCTGTTGCGCGAACTGGTGAAGAACCTAGTGGACAACGCGATCAAATACACGCCGCGCGGTGGCCATGTCACCGTACGCACGCGCTTCGCAGGTTCTCCGGTGCTGGAGATCGAGGACTCCGGTCTCGGGATTCCGGATGCCGACCGCGAGCGCGTGTTCGAACGCTTCTACCGTGTGCTCGGCAGCGGTGTGGACGGGTCCGGGCTCGGCTTGCCGATCGTGCGCGAGATTGCGGAGTTGCACCGTGCGACCGTCACGCTGGATGCCAACCCGGCGGGGCAGGGCACCCTGGCGCGCGTGGTGTTCCCGCGCTCCCATCTGCAGCTGCCGCCGGCGGTGCAGGGCGATGTCTATCCCCTAGGTTGA
- a CDS encoding AAA family ATPase produces the protein MHVAPLPPERLRTVCDPSSLGFSSTAEIDDADVGFIHARAIGAIRLGLDIEGPGYNLFVLGDTGSGRHDIVARLQENQRHRGAPPADWCYVWNFAQASQPRLLRLPCGRGAGFRSDMERFVEELMPAIGAVFESDDYRNRIEALQEDAKQREEAALRTLGDEAQKLGIALLRTPHGFAFLPMKDAESTLSQDEFEKLPEARQKELGDNIKLLHERMHRLMGGDFPRWRRELQNRIRDAGRDALGVTVRHMIEELKPAYADLPEVSAHLDAVLQDIIASGESLHAAPHADEDADTVTYSGTITVQRYLVNLLVENPADGTRPVVCEDHPTLQNLVGRIDHLVHMGTLVSNFTLIRAGALHRANGGFLVVDAVKLLSQPFAWEGLKRALKSGRLRIESLSELIGVTGSVQLEPEPLPLDLKVILIGERLIYYLLTQYDPEFAPLFRINADMESEIVRTQENTAAYARLIAGRARHEALPPLSAAAVARLIDDAARQAGDAERLSARTQALDDRLREAARFATAAGSPQIEREHVEAALTAHRQRHERIRLHYQQEIQRGQLLVDTDGEHVGQVNGLAVIPLGEDSFAHPVRITATVRVGEGEVIDIEREAVRSTPRAC, from the coding sequence ATGCACGTCGCCCCGCTGCCGCCGGAACGCCTCCGTACCGTTTGCGACCCTTCTTCCCTCGGGTTCTCATCCACCGCCGAGATCGACGACGCCGACGTCGGCTTCATCCATGCCCGCGCGATCGGTGCGATCCGGCTCGGGCTGGACATCGAAGGCCCCGGCTACAACCTCTTCGTACTCGGCGACACGGGCAGCGGGCGGCACGACATCGTCGCCCGTCTGCAGGAGAACCAACGCCATCGCGGCGCGCCGCCGGCGGACTGGTGCTATGTCTGGAACTTCGCCCAGGCCTCGCAGCCGCGGCTGCTGCGCCTGCCCTGCGGGCGCGGCGCGGGCTTCCGCAGCGACATGGAGCGCTTCGTCGAGGAACTGATGCCTGCGATCGGCGCGGTGTTCGAGAGCGACGACTACCGCAACCGCATCGAGGCCTTGCAGGAAGACGCCAAGCAGCGCGAGGAGGCCGCCCTGCGCACACTCGGCGACGAAGCGCAGAAACTGGGCATTGCCCTGCTGCGCACGCCGCACGGCTTCGCTTTCCTGCCGATGAAGGACGCCGAGAGCACGCTGTCGCAGGATGAGTTCGAGAAACTGCCCGAGGCGCGGCAGAAGGAACTGGGCGACAACATCAAGCTGCTGCACGAACGCATGCATCGCCTGATGGGTGGCGACTTTCCGCGCTGGCGGCGGGAGCTGCAGAACCGCATCCGCGACGCGGGACGCGACGCGCTCGGCGTGACCGTACGGCACATGATCGAGGAGCTCAAGCCCGCCTATGCCGACCTCCCCGAGGTCAGCGCCCACCTCGACGCGGTCTTGCAGGACATCATCGCCAGCGGCGAGTCGCTCCACGCCGCCCCGCACGCCGACGAGGATGCGGACACCGTCACCTACTCCGGCACGATCACCGTGCAGCGCTATCTGGTGAACCTGCTCGTCGAGAACCCCGCCGACGGCACGCGACCGGTCGTATGCGAGGACCATCCGACCTTGCAGAACCTCGTCGGCCGCATCGACCACCTCGTGCACATGGGTACGCTGGTCAGCAACTTCACGCTGATCAGGGCCGGCGCCCTGCACCGCGCCAACGGCGGCTTTCTGGTGGTGGACGCCGTCAAGCTGCTGTCCCAGCCCTTCGCCTGGGAAGGCCTGAAGCGCGCGCTGAAGTCGGGGCGACTGCGCATCGAGTCCCTGTCCGAGCTGATCGGCGTCACCGGCTCGGTGCAACTGGAGCCCGAACCGCTGCCGCTGGACCTGAAGGTCATCCTGATCGGCGAGCGCCTGATCTACTACCTGCTCACCCAGTACGATCCGGAGTTCGCGCCACTGTTCCGCATCAATGCCGACATGGAAAGCGAGATCGTGCGCACGCAGGAGAACACCGCAGCCTATGCGCGCCTGATCGCCGGCCGCGCCCGGCACGAGGCCCTGCCCCCGCTGTCGGCCGCCGCCGTGGCGCGGCTGATCGACGATGCCGCGCGCCAGGCGGGCGACGCCGAGCGCCTGAGCGCGCGCACCCAGGCCCTCGACGACCGCCTGCGCGAAGCGGCGCGTTTCGCCACCGCGGCGGGCAGCCCGCAGATCGAGCGCGAACACGTGGAGGCGGCCCTCACCGCACACCGCCAGCGCCACGAGCGCATCCGCCTGCACTACCAGCAGGAGATCCAGCGCGGCCAACTGCTGGTCGACACCGACGGCGAGCACGTCGGCCAGGTCAATGGCCTGGCGGTGATACCGCTGGGCGAAGACAGCTTCGCCCATCCGGTGCGCATCACGGCCACGGTGCGCGTGGGCGAAGGCGAAGTGATCGACATCGAGCGCGAGGCGGTCCGATCCACGCCAAGGGCGTGCTGA
- a CDS encoding glycoside hydrolase family 2 TIM barrel-domain containing protein: protein MLRTKKFSGHLLGLLSLCVTLLSPCATASGTPWQGAAFEGDRASLARLAAAGAEVVRVYRQADAWVLDEAQRLGMKVVMGLWLEHPRHGFRYDDPAAVRRQEAAVLDFVARHRHHPALLAWGVGNEVETGVTDPMPLWREVDRLAGLVRRVDPAHPTMMVVADTGMDAFRALAGCCPNVDLLGINVYAGAVFDLPQRLRAAGITKPVVVAELGPLGQWQAGRKPWGAPVELTSTEKARFFVDALAFLKTHPQIRGAFPFLWGAKQEQTGTWHGLLLADGSATAMSDAVTTAWGGQPGTPAPVVRGIGIAADVFAPGAEVSAGIDAAASDGTPLRTEWQVLAEATDLRKGGDAETPPDAADIRVLHEDASSVRFIAPPRPGPYRLFITVRDRHGKAATANLPFLVR, encoded by the coding sequence GTGCTTCGAACTAAAAAGTTTTCAGGTCATCTGCTCGGGCTGCTGTCACTGTGTGTGACCCTGCTGAGCCCGTGCGCAACGGCCAGCGGCACACCGTGGCAGGGCGCCGCGTTCGAAGGCGATCGCGCCAGCCTGGCGCGCCTGGCGGCGGCGGGGGCCGAAGTCGTTCGCGTCTATCGGCAGGCCGACGCATGGGTGCTCGACGAAGCCCAGCGGCTCGGCATGAAGGTGGTGATGGGTCTGTGGCTGGAACACCCGCGCCACGGCTTCCGCTACGACGACCCGGCCGCGGTGAGGCGACAGGAGGCGGCCGTGCTCGACTTCGTCGCGCGCCATCGTCACCACCCCGCCCTGCTCGCGTGGGGCGTTGGCAATGAGGTGGAGACCGGCGTGACCGACCCGATGCCGCTGTGGCGCGAGGTCGACCGCCTCGCCGGCCTCGTCCGGCGGGTCGATCCGGCCCATCCGACGATGATGGTGGTCGCCGACACTGGCATGGACGCCTTCCGCGCCCTTGCCGGGTGCTGCCCGAACGTGGACCTGCTCGGCATCAATGTCTATGCCGGCGCGGTGTTCGACCTGCCGCAGCGGCTGCGCGCCGCCGGCATCACGAAACCAGTGGTGGTCGCCGAACTCGGCCCCCTCGGCCAGTGGCAGGCCGGGCGCAAACCCTGGGGCGCGCCAGTCGAACTGACCAGCACCGAGAAGGCGCGCTTCTTCGTGGACGCCCTCGCCTTCCTGAAGACGCACCCTCAGATTCGCGGTGCATTCCCCTTCCTGTGGGGTGCAAAGCAGGAACAGACGGGCACCTGGCACGGACTACTGCTGGCCGACGGCAGTGCCACGGCGATGAGCGACGCGGTGACCACCGCCTGGGGCGGGCAGCCCGGCACGCCGGCGCCGGTCGTGCGCGGCATCGGCATCGCCGCCGACGTCTTCGCGCCGGGGGCGGAGGTATCGGCCGGCATCGACGCCGCGGCCTCCGACGGCACACCCCTGCGCACCGAATGGCAGGTGCTCGCCGAAGCCACCGACCTGCGCAAGGGTGGCGATGCCGAAACGCCACCCGATGCCGCCGACATCCGCGTGCTGCATGAGGATGCTTCCAGCGTTCGCTTCATCGCTCCCCCACGGCCAGGCCCTTACCGCCTGTTCATCACCGTGCGCGACCGTCACGGCAAGGCGGCCACCGCCAACCTGCCCTTCCTGGTGCGCTGA